From one Methanobrevibacter woesei genomic stretch:
- a CDS encoding YkvA family protein gives MEETFKNFYDTLLDNLDSYNGEYAAFIDCGPNLFKLLCNLLEEDINLEIRRDICGAIAYYVAPMDVIPEQIYGPYGYIDDIYMSAFVLKKVAEEYGYEFIQSVWDTPDIDIKEVIAECYERSSEVLEEEDIKAILNYVGIK, from the coding sequence ATGGAAGAAACATTTAAAAATTTTTATGATACTCTTCTTGATAATTTAGATTCATATAATGGTGAATATGCTGCATTTATTGACTGTGGACCTAATTTATTTAAATTATTATGTAATCTTTTGGAAGAAGATATTAATTTAGAAATCAGAAGGGATATTTGTGGAGCAATTGCATATTATGTGGCTCCAATGGATGTTATTCCAGAACAAATTTACGGCCCTTACGGATATATAGATGATATTTACATGTCTGCATTTGTATTAAAAAAAGTAGCTGAAGAATATGGTTATGAATTTATTCAAAGTGTATGGGACACCCCAGATATTGATATTAAAGAAGTTATAGCTGAATGCTACGAGAGATCTTCAGAAGTATTGGAAGAAGAAGATATAAAAGCTATTTTAAATTATGTAGGTATAAAATAA
- a CDS encoding transcriptional regulator — MNDDEILIKCAYVNTSSYRFKTMIAIGVSIKTPKEISEDAEIRTNHISKVLSELKNEELVVCINEEARKGRLYKLTDDGVVVLNKLLSSVNK; from the coding sequence ATGAATGATGATGAAATATTAATAAAATGTGCATATGTAAACACTTCAAGTTATAGATTCAAGACAATGATAGCAATAGGTGTTTCAATTAAAACACCAAAAGAAATTAGTGAAGATGCAGAAATTAGAACCAATCATATTAGTAAAGTATTAAGTGAATTAAAAAATGAAGAATTAGTTGTTTGTATTAATGAAGAAGCTCGTAAAGGTAGACTTTACAAATTAACTGATGATGGTGTTGTTGTATTAAATAAACTACTTTCAAGTGTGAATAAATAA
- a CDS encoding beta-ribofuranosylaminobenzene 5'-phosphate synthase yields the protein MIIKTPSRLHMSLIDLNGSYKRIDGGIGLAIQEPQFVLESEETESGVTFEFDDSITDQEAIDECSIKIPAAAQRALDYFNIDSGFHFTVKSAYHPHSGLGSGTQIAVATAHLITETMGIDVNTRQLSSVVCRGGTSGIGTFAHELGGFIVDGGHSLEEKPGFLPSSASTAKPPQLIARYEFPEEWNILLAQPKVEKYINGDQEVNIFQTHCPIPRDEVEKVSHLILMNLIPFLLEKDIKNFGWAISELQKVGFNKLEHSLDPTFLPVMQAMEEAGAYGVGISSFGPTLYTVFDDENKDIVEATTEIIGDESRILVTKAQNHGFTFEK from the coding sequence ATGATTATTAAGACACCTTCAAGATTGCACATGTCTCTTATAGACTTAAACGGTTCTTATAAAAGAATTGATGGTGGTATTGGCCTTGCAATTCAAGAACCTCAATTTGTTTTAGAAAGTGAAGAGACTGAAAGTGGAGTAACCTTTGAATTTGATGACAGCATAACAGATCAGGAAGCTATTGATGAATGTTCCATTAAAATACCTGCTGCTGCTCAAAGAGCCTTAGATTATTTTAATATTGATTCTGGTTTTCATTTTACTGTTAAATCTGCTTATCATCCTCATTCAGGGTTAGGATCTGGAACTCAAATAGCAGTAGCTACTGCACATTTAATTACTGAAACAATGGGAATTGATGTTAATACAAGACAATTAAGTTCAGTTGTATGCAGAGGAGGCACATCAGGTATTGGTACCTTTGCACATGAACTTGGTGGTTTTATTGTTGACGGAGGACATAGTTTAGAAGAAAAACCTGGTTTTTTACCTTCCTCAGCATCAACTGCTAAACCTCCTCAATTGATTGCAAGATATGAATTCCCTGAAGAATGGAATATCCTTTTAGCACAGCCAAAAGTTGAAAAGTATATTAATGGAGATCAGGAAGTTAATATCTTCCAAACCCATTGTCCTATTCCTAGAGATGAAGTGGAAAAAGTTTCACATTTAATTTTAATGAACCTTATACCATTCTTACTTGAAAAAGATATTAAAAACTTTGGATGGGCTATTTCTGAGCTTCAAAAAGTTGGATTCAATAAATTAGAACATTCATTAGATCCTACTTTTTTACCTGTTATGCAAGCTATGGAAGAAGCAGGAGCTTATGGTGTGGGAATCAGTTCATTTGGTCCTACTCTTTACACTGTATTTGACGATGAAAACAAGGATATTGTTGAAGCAACTACTGAAATAATTGGTGACGAATCACGTATTTTAGTAACCAAAGCTCAAAATCATGGATTTACTTTTGAAAAGTAA
- a CDS encoding sulfide-dependent adenosine diphosphate thiazole synthase: MKKLDDITVSKAIIQEYMNDFLDYTDMDVAIGGGGPSGVTAGYYLAKAGYKVALFERKLSIGGGMWGGGMMFNKVVVQEEGKRILDEFGIKSKKFEDNYYTVDSIECTSTLCSKATQAGLKIFNLMSIEDLMVRENGINGIVLNWSSVEMSGLHIDPLTVRAKAVIDATGHPTEITKIVEQKMGANLKTETGKIMGEKSMWADRAEGKILDNVTEVYPGLWVTGMAANAVHGSQRMGPIFGGMLLSGEYVAQKIIEKLENE, translated from the coding sequence ATGAAGAAACTAGATGATATAACTGTTTCAAAAGCTATTATACAAGAATATATGAATGATTTTTTAGACTACACTGATATGGATGTAGCTATTGGTGGTGGAGGACCTTCTGGTGTTACTGCCGGTTATTATCTTGCAAAAGCAGGTTATAAAGTAGCTTTATTTGAAAGAAAACTTAGTATCGGTGGTGGAATGTGGGGTGGAGGTATGATGTTCAATAAAGTTGTTGTTCAAGAAGAAGGCAAACGTATTCTTGATGAATTTGGCATCAAATCTAAAAAATTTGAAGATAATTATTATACTGTTGATTCAATTGAATGTACATCTACTTTATGTTCAAAAGCTACCCAAGCAGGTCTTAAAATATTTAATTTAATGTCTATTGAGGATTTAATGGTAAGAGAAAATGGAATCAATGGTATTGTATTAAACTGGAGTTCAGTTGAAATGTCTGGTTTACATATAGATCCATTAACTGTAAGAGCTAAAGCTGTTATTGATGCAACTGGACACCCTACAGAAATTACAAAAATTGTTGAGCAGAAAATGGGCGCTAATCTTAAAACAGAAACTGGTAAAATCATGGGTGAAAAATCCATGTGGGCAGATCGCGCTGAAGGGAAAATTTTAGACAATGTAACTGAAGTTTATCCCGGTTTATGGGTTACTGGAATGGCAGCTAATGCTGTGCACGGTTCTCAACGTATGGGTCCAATATTTGGTGGAATGCTTTTATCCGGTGAATATGTTGCTCAAAAAATTATAGAAAAATTAGAAAATGAATAA